In Castanea sativa cultivar Marrone di Chiusa Pesio chromosome 6, ASM4071231v1, a single window of DNA contains:
- the LOC142640026 gene encoding uncharacterized protein LOC142640026 — MEAKNSTTRSCAWRSILHGRDVLLRGCRWRVGNGRAVHIWQSTWLPWKHPTKVTSPIIDSMADARVEILIDEATNCWNHSVIDGIFIPKEAELIKSILLPQQGVEDRLFWPFTQTGTYTSKSGYRFLKFEEDTIEVSVRLMEDRELWRGIWSLQHHLELFAVTAWSIWTQQNQVQLNKPSCSSHSITLLAKERLREFQAVNPHPPSLRTVHSSAQKWKPPEQGMVNINCDEARFAKENRAGIGVVVRDSEGMVLGSLSKQISQAYSPLEIKAMAIETAVQFASDLGFQHAILETDSLVLVKALRDDMKFLSAVGLVLDEIRNKRKGNIVAHKLARHAICVSDFSVWMEDVPPLLISVVLADITGFT; from the exons ATGGAGGCAAAAAATTCAACCACAAGGTCCTGTGCTTGGAGGAGTATTTTACATGGGCGAGATGTACTACTTAGAGGATGTAGGTGGAGGGTTGGAAATGGGAGAGCTGTGCACATTTGGCAGAGCACATGGCTGCCATGGAAACACCCAACCAAGGTAACTTCTCCCATCATTGATTCCATGGCAGATGCAAGGGTTGAAATATTGATAGATGAAGCGACAAACTGCTGGAACCATTCAGTCATTGATGGTATTTTCATTCCTAAGGAGGCAGAACTAATCAAGTCCATCCTGCTGCCACAACAAGGGGTGGAGGATAGACTTTTTTGGCCCTTCACTCAAACTGGGACATATACAAGCAAGTCGGGTTACCGATTTTTGAAGTTTGAGGAAGATACTATAGAAGTTTCAGTTAGGCTGATGGAGGATAGGGAGTTATGGCGTGGAATTTGGTCACTACag CACCACCTGGAGCTCTTTGCGGTCACGGCATGGTCCATCTGGACACAACAAAACCAGGTCCAACTAAATAAACCCAGTTGTAGCTCGCACTCAATTACCTTACTGGCAAAGGAACGACTTCGGGAATTCCAAGCTGTTAATCCGCATCCTCCATCTCTTCGGACTGTCCATTCCTCGGCGCAGAAGTGGAAACCACCAGAACAGGGGATGGTAAATATTAATTGCGACGAAGCCAGGTTTGCAAAGGAGAACAGAGCAGGAATTGGGGTGGTCGTTCGTGACAGTGAGGGTATGGTATTGGGCTCACTATCTAAGCAAATTTCCCAGGCATACAGCCCTCTGGAAATCAAGGCGATGGCTATCGAAACAGCAGTGCAGTTCGCTTCGGACCTAGGATTCCAACATGCCATCCTTGAGACTGACTCGCTTGTGCTAGTGAAGGCTTTGCGTGATGACATGAAGTTCCTATCAGCAGTGGGTTTGGTGCTGGATGAGATTAGAAAtaag AGAAAGGGTAATATTGTTGCTCATAAGTTAGCTCGTCATGCTATTTGTGTTTCGGATTTTTCGGTAtggatggaagatgttccaCCACTTTTAATTTCTGTTGTATTGGCTGACATAACTGgttttacttaa